The following are encoded together in the Ovis canadensis isolate MfBH-ARS-UI-01 breed Bighorn chromosome 2, ARS-UI_OviCan_v2, whole genome shotgun sequence genome:
- the UBXN10 gene encoding UBX domain-containing protein 10 isoform X1, with the protein MATEAPVTIAPPECSPVGSTVTDSFLWQPDSLNMHVTRPKSAKGRTRPRLHKHLGTEGCSGCAPASLPPAIPCESPSSQKPGACSPGSPGQGAPSEIPELLQQAPFGASSSLNKYPVLPSINRRTLEEGALETVAKKAGSLQLSSAQALSQEEACTTKMGEKDPQAHTCSPERRVLVRTKRQTSSRVGDLKEPSDEEPRLLLAIRSPSGRRFVRHFRPTDDLQTVVAVAEHKNEATYQHCAVETMEVPRRRFSDLSKSLQDCGIPNKSVLGISQEEGEGWS; encoded by the coding sequence ATGGCCACCGAAGCCCCTGTGACTATAGCCCCCCCTGAATGCAGCCCTGTTGGCAGCACGGTGACCGACAGCTTCCTTTGGCAGCCAGACTCACTCAACATGCATGTCACGAGGCCCAAGTCTGCCAAGGGACGCACTCGGCCAAGACTGCACAAGCACCTGGGCACAGAGGGTTGTTCCGGCTGCGCCCCGGCTTCTCTACCTCCAGCCATTCCCTGCGAGTCGCCGAGCAGCCAGAAACCCGGAGCCTGCTCCCCCGGATCTCCAGGTCAGGGAGCCCCCAGTGAGATCCCAGAGCTGCTGCAGCAGGCGCCCTTTGGGGCGTCCTCTTCCCTCAATAAGTACCCAGTCCTCCCTTCCATCAACAGgaggaccctggaggagggcgcccTGGAGACTGTCGCTAAGAAGGCCGGCTCCCTGCAGCTCAGCAGCGCCCAGGCTCTTTCCCAGGAGGAGGCCTGCACCACGAAGATGGGTGAAAAAGATCCCCAGGCTCATACCTGTTCCCCAGAGAGGAGAGTCCTCGTGCGGACCAAGAGACAGACCTCCTCCAGGGTCGGAGACCTGAAAGAGCCATCAGATGAAGAGCCAAGGCTGCTGCTCGCCATCCGCTCACCCTCAGGCCGAAGGTTCGTCCGCCACTTCCGGCCAACTGATGACTTGCAGACCGTCGTGGCCGTGGCCGAACACAAGAACGAGGCCACCTACCAACACTGCGCCGTTGAGACGATGGAGGTGCCCAGGAGACGTTTCTCTGACCTCAGCAAGTCTCTGCAGGACTGTGGAATCCCCAACAAGTCGGTGCTGGGCATCTCCCAGGAAGAGGGGGAAGGTTGGTCCTGA
- the UBXN10 gene encoding UBX domain-containing protein 10 isoform X2 produces MQPCWQHGDRQLPLAARLTQHACHEAQVCQGTHSAKTAQAPGHRGLFRLRPGFSTSSHSLRVAEQPETRSLLPRISRRTLEEGALETVAKKAGSLQLSSAQALSQEEACTTKMGEKDPQAHTCSPERRVLVRTKRQTSSRVGDLKEPSDEEPRLLLAIRSPSGRRFVRHFRPTDDLQTVVAVAEHKNEATYQHCAVETMEVPRRRFSDLSKSLQDCGIPNKSVLGISQEEGEGWS; encoded by the exons ATGCAGCCCTGTTGGCAGCACGGTGACCGACAGCTTCCTTTGGCAGCCAGACTCACTCAACATGCATGTCACGAGGCCCAAGTCTGCCAAGGGACGCACTCGGCCAAGACTGCACAAGCACCTGGGCACAGAGGGTTGTTCCGGCTGCGCCCCGGCTTCTCTACCTCCAGCCATTCCCTGCGAGTCGCCGAGCAGCCAGAAACCCGGAGCCTGCTCCCCCGGATCTCCAG gaggaccctggaggagggcgcccTGGAGACTGTCGCTAAGAAGGCCGGCTCCCTGCAGCTCAGCAGCGCCCAGGCTCTTTCCCAGGAGGAGGCCTGCACCACGAAGATGGGTGAAAAAGATCCCCAGGCTCATACCTGTTCCCCAGAGAGGAGAGTCCTCGTGCGGACCAAGAGACAGACCTCCTCCAGGGTCGGAGACCTGAAAGAGCCATCAGATGAAGAGCCAAGGCTGCTGCTCGCCATCCGCTCACCCTCAGGCCGAAGGTTCGTCCGCCACTTCCGGCCAACTGATGACTTGCAGACCGTCGTGGCCGTGGCCGAACACAAGAACGAGGCCACCTACCAACACTGCGCCGTTGAGACGATGGAGGTGCCCAGGAGACGTTTCTCTGACCTCAGCAAGTCTCTGCAGGACTGTGGAATCCCCAACAAGTCGGTGCTGGGCATCTCCCAGGAAGAGGGGGAAGGTTGGTCCTGA